The DNA window TCGAGGCCTTCCGTCCGCGCGAGGTGCCGGTTGGTCTCGACCACCTCGGCTCCGGAACCCACCAGGGCTTCGACTTCCTCGGCATCCAGCCCTTCCCCGCTTGGAACAGGCGCGGGGGGTGCTGGACGGTTCGCTGCGTCGGTGGGGGCCGGCCCCTGCTCCGCCGGGGCCGGGTCGGTCGCCTCATGGTCAGGGTGGACGCTGAGCAGGGGACCAGGGGGCAGGGGGCGGTCATCAGGGGCCATGGCCTCAGCCTGCTTCTGGAATGTCAGGGCAGTCTGCCCTTCAGCTCAAGTGGGGATGAAGGCCAGGGGCAGGAGGTCCGTCAGGCCTGGTCGGAGGCCCGGACGGTCAGGACCGGTACGGGCGACCTCCGAACCACCGCCTCTGCCACCGAGCCCAGGATGAAATGGGACAGCCCCTGCCGGGCGTGCGTGCCCATCACAATCAACTCCACGTCCTTTTCCCGTGCAGCGTTCAGGATTTCGTTCACCGGGTCCCCCAGAGCCAGAGCGAAGGTTTCACGCTCCTGCAACTGGTCTTCCAGCTCTGTGAGTGCCTGCGCGTTCCCACCCAGCCTTGCTCCGGACCCCAGCAGCTCCAGGGCCGGGGGAGGGGCCAGGCGTTGAGGCTGAACGTACAGCAGCGTCCGCACCGCACCCGGGAACCGGACCCGCGCGGTCTCCAGGGCCTGCCAGGCTGAGGGCGAGAACAGGAATCAGGAAGACAGCACCAGCCGATCTGAGGATGGAGCGTCCCTTGTCCTGAGCACTGACGGGGCCACCGACGTAATCTCCTGGGGCATCCGTCATGTTGACGTACTGGGTGCTCCCATAGGCACAGACCGGAACGCTCTGCCCGTTCACCGTCAGACTGGCTTCCGTCGCCGTTGTGTCGCCTGCCTGCAAGGTGGCCGCAATGAGGGGAAGCCCTACCTGCCGGGCGTCCAGGCCCGGGCATGTGGAGTGCCCCCCGAAAACTGGACGGTCAGGACTAGAGACTCAGGCTCGCCCCCAGC is part of the Deinococcus terrestris genome and encodes:
- a CDS encoding universal stress protein; protein product: MFSPSAWQALETARVRFPGAVRTLLYVQPQRLAPPPALELLGSGARLGGNAQALTELEDQLQERETFALALGDPVNEILNAAREKDVELIVMGTHARQGLSHFILGSVAEAVVRRSPVPVLTVRASDQA